One Pseudoalteromonas sp. UG3-2 DNA window includes the following coding sequences:
- a CDS encoding response regulator transcription factor: protein MEIGILEDHQLVRDSFKKLLELQPGWRVTIEACDVNDALLAVKLDQPDIFILDISLNEGQTGLTFLRYLREHYPKIKVIIASMYDHDPYVSNAMRLGALGYVSKRSASDAMIDAVTMVSKGQRYISKDVSFNEHSNKIDKLQQLTNRERQAFPLFAKGLNAKQVAQELDIMPKTAHVHKANIYTKLGVTGSFELLKIAIELGAVELNELA, encoded by the coding sequence ATGGAAATTGGTATACTGGAAGACCATCAATTAGTGCGCGATAGTTTTAAGAAATTACTCGAGTTACAGCCCGGCTGGCGAGTGACCATAGAAGCCTGTGATGTAAACGATGCCCTGCTCGCCGTGAAGTTAGATCAGCCCGATATTTTTATCTTGGATATTTCACTCAATGAAGGTCAAACTGGGTTAACCTTTTTACGCTACCTGCGCGAGCATTACCCTAAAATCAAAGTGATCATTGCTTCTATGTATGATCACGACCCTTATGTTAGCAACGCTATGCGCTTAGGGGCCTTGGGCTATGTTTCTAAGCGCTCAGCGTCGGATGCCATGATTGATGCGGTTACCATGGTCAGTAAAGGCCAGCGCTACATTAGTAAAGACGTCAGCTTTAACGAACACAGTAATAAAATCGATAAGTTACAGCAACTCACCAACCGAGAGCGCCAAGCATTTCCGCTGTTTGCCAAAGGTCTCAATGCCAAACAAGTCGCCCAAGAGTTAGACATCATGCCTAAAACGGCGCACGTCCATAAAGCCAACATTTACACCAAGCTTGGAGTAACCGGCTCTTTTGAATTATTAAAAATTGCCATCGA